In Streptomyces qaidamensis, one DNA window encodes the following:
- a CDS encoding SpoIIE family protein phosphatase, with product MVRSGEEPRPAGRATDGTGPASLRELFLQGEPVETGVRTSILDSWQRCRSLGLSPDTLDLPYREDFDPGGRIVRAAVPVLDRLQATFAGSQVNISVADANGTVLLRRFGHPSMARSLPDIQVVPGFVFAEQVAGTNGIGLALAERQLIRVYGAEHFAERSQQSACVALPVRDPLSGRIEGVLCLGYPRGFERPALGVAIRRAAEGIERRLLGQSSARERALLRTYLAAGAGTAGLHRGVTLDAVADEFHPRDQAILREKAAELISGAQRGAAEVALPDGRRVTLVSRPVTSGSGVRGIAIEAVLPGSPGEPLVIPHQTDEWSALTAAPAVPLSAARPAITLPSGHLAAPSGPLVAADGDGGAAAPGGTAGPVAPAEAPTATAPGPARTPAGPAPADSDGSPSEPAAADGDGSGPAGRHSEAAFPARGLVMLGEPQVGAYALAARRRLELLSGASTRIGTTLDVRRTAEELAETAAPGLADFVTIDLPDAVLRGEESADPIADLRRTVVHGIREGLPFTPPGKRVDFGPTTPQLRCLSSGEAVLEPDLKAAAGWLAQDPEHTARLLVHVHSLIAVPLLARGVVLGVASFYRAGSPFGDDDRSLAQELASRAALSIDNARRYTHERTMVLALQRRLLPHGLPDQDAVEVAHRYLPAESDVGGDWYDVIPLSGARVGLLVGDVVGHGMLSAATMGRLRTAARSFAELDFPPDEVLTHLDNLVGRLDREDPDGKGAGVIGATCLYAVYDPTTQRCLMARAGHPPPAVVHPDGTVIYPDLPAGPPLGLGGLPFDAVEVDLPAGSQLVLYTDGLIEDRNRDVDAVLEQLREALAHPERAPEETCQAVLDTVAPAHPHDDIALLVARVHAMDPGRIATWELPADPAQVGEVRASAMRWLSGWGLDETGFAAELILSELITNAIRHGAAPIRVRLLHGRTLICEVSDASNTAPHLRRAASTDEGGRGLFLVAQLSQSWGTRYLPEGKVIWAECDLDAA from the coding sequence GTGGTTCGGTCCGGCGAGGAACCCAGGCCGGCGGGGCGTGCGACGGACGGCACGGGACCCGCCAGCCTCCGCGAGCTGTTCCTCCAGGGCGAGCCGGTCGAGACGGGTGTGCGGACGTCCATCCTGGACTCGTGGCAGCGCTGCCGGTCCCTGGGCCTGTCGCCGGACACACTGGACCTGCCCTACCGAGAGGACTTCGACCCGGGCGGCCGTATCGTCCGGGCGGCCGTGCCGGTCCTCGACCGGCTGCAGGCCACGTTCGCCGGCAGTCAGGTCAACATCTCGGTCGCCGACGCGAACGGGACGGTGCTGCTGCGCCGCTTCGGGCATCCGTCGATGGCCAGGAGCCTGCCTGACATCCAGGTCGTCCCGGGGTTCGTGTTCGCCGAGCAGGTCGCCGGCACCAACGGCATCGGACTGGCCCTGGCGGAGCGGCAGCTCATCCGCGTCTACGGCGCCGAGCACTTCGCGGAGCGTTCCCAGCAGAGCGCCTGCGTCGCGCTGCCCGTCCGGGACCCGCTCAGCGGGCGCATCGAGGGTGTCCTGTGCCTCGGCTATCCGCGCGGCTTCGAGAGGCCCGCACTGGGCGTCGCGATCCGCCGGGCGGCCGAGGGCATCGAACGGCGGCTGCTGGGGCAGAGTTCCGCGCGTGAGCGTGCCCTGCTGCGGACGTACCTGGCCGCCGGGGCCGGCACCGCCGGTCTTCACCGCGGTGTGACGCTGGACGCGGTGGCGGACGAGTTCCACCCCCGTGACCAGGCGATCCTGCGGGAGAAGGCGGCCGAGCTGATCTCCGGTGCGCAGCGGGGAGCCGCCGAGGTGGCCCTCCCCGACGGCCGGCGCGTGACGCTCGTGAGCCGTCCGGTGACCAGCGGCTCCGGTGTGCGGGGCATCGCCATCGAGGCCGTGCTGCCCGGCTCCCCGGGAGAGCCGCTCGTCATACCGCACCAGACGGACGAGTGGTCCGCCCTCACCGCCGCCCCCGCCGTCCCGCTCTCCGCGGCCCGCCCGGCGATCACCCTGCCGTCCGGGCACCTTGCCGCGCCCTCCGGTCCGCTCGTCGCTGCCGACGGAGACGGCGGAGCGGCTGCTCCCGGCGGGACGGCCGGACCGGTCGCGCCCGCCGAGGCCCCGACCGCCACCGCACCCGGCCCGGCGCGCACCCCTGCCGGACCCGCCCCGGCGGACAGCGACGGGAGCCCCTCCGAGCCCGCCGCAGCCGACGGGGACGGATCGGGTCCCGCCGGGAGGCACTCCGAGGCGGCGTTCCCGGCCCGGGGGCTGGTGATGCTGGGGGAGCCGCAGGTCGGGGCCTACGCCCTCGCTGCGCGCCGCCGTCTGGAGCTGCTGTCCGGGGCCAGCACCCGCATCGGCACCACCCTGGACGTGCGCCGCACGGCCGAGGAACTGGCCGAGACCGCGGCTCCCGGACTGGCCGACTTCGTCACCATCGACCTGCCCGACGCCGTGCTGCGCGGAGAGGAGTCCGCCGACCCCATCGCCGATCTGCGCCGCACGGTCGTCCACGGCATCCGTGAGGGCCTGCCCTTCACACCCCCCGGCAAGCGCGTCGACTTCGGCCCGACCACACCCCAGCTGCGCTGTCTCAGCAGCGGCGAGGCCGTGCTGGAACCGGACCTGAAGGCCGCCGCGGGCTGGCTCGCCCAGGACCCCGAGCACACCGCGCGCCTGCTGGTCCACGTCCACTCCCTCATCGCGGTACCGCTGCTCGCCCGCGGTGTCGTCCTCGGGGTCGCCTCCTTCTACCGCGCGGGCAGTCCCTTCGGGGACGACGACCGCTCCCTGGCCCAGGAGCTCGCCTCCCGCGCCGCCCTGTCCATCGACAACGCCCGGCGCTACACCCATGAGCGCACCATGGTCCTCGCCCTCCAGCGCCGGCTCCTCCCGCACGGTCTGCCCGACCAGGACGCCGTCGAGGTCGCCCATCGCTACCTGCCCGCCGAGTCCGACGTGGGCGGCGACTGGTACGACGTCATCCCGCTGTCCGGCGCTCGCGTCGGACTGCTCGTCGGCGACGTCGTCGGTCACGGCATGCTCTCCGCGGCCACCATGGGCCGGCTGCGCACCGCCGCCCGCAGTTTCGCCGAGCTCGACTTCCCGCCCGACGAGGTCCTCACCCACCTGGACAACCTGGTGGGCCGCCTGGACCGGGAGGACCCCGACGGCAAGGGCGCCGGCGTCATCGGTGCGACCTGCCTCTACGCCGTCTACGACCCGACAACGCAGCGGTGCCTGATGGCCCGCGCCGGCCACCCGCCACCCGCCGTCGTCCACCCCGACGGCACCGTGATCTATCCCGACCTCCCCGCCGGGCCCCCGCTGGGCCTCGGCGGCCTGCCCTTCGACGCCGTCGAGGTGGACCTTCCCGCAGGCAGCCAGCTGGTCCTGTACACCGACGGTCTCATCGAGGACCGCAACCGCGACGTCGACGCGGTCCTGGAGCAGCTGCGCGAGGCCCTGGCCCACCCCGAGCGCGCCCCCGAGGAGACGTGCCAGGCGGTCCTGGACACCGTGGCGCCCGCGCACCCGCACGACGACATCGCCCTGCTCGTCGCCCGCGTCCACGCCATGGACCCGGGCCGGATCGCCACCTGGGAGCTGCCCGCCGACCCGGCCCAGGTCGGCGAGGTCCGGGCGTCCGCCATGCGGTGGCTCTCCGGCTGGGGACTCGACGAGACCGGGTTCGCCGCGGAGCTGATCCTCAGCGAGCTGATCACCAACGCCATCCGGCACGGCGCCGCGCCGATCCGCGTGCGGCTGCTCCACGGCAGGACCCTGATCTGCGAGGTCTCCGACGCCAGCAACACCGCACCGCACCTGCGCCGGGCGGCCAGTACGGACGAGGGCGGACGCGGCCTGTTCCTCGTCGCCCAGCTCTCGCAGAGCTGGGGCACCCGCTACCTGCCCGAGGGCAAGGTCATCTGGGCCGAATGCGATCTCGACGCGGCGTGA
- a CDS encoding substrate-binding domain-containing protein, giving the protein MHRTRKAAPAFRTARLASCALLATAAALTGCERGSSDGADETATGPSGCPTVQARAREAVTRAERTDIPWGGPTNGPEAVSGKSIVYVAQTMTNPGVAGAANGVREAARAIGWNVRVIDGGGTPAGIQAAMSEAVALRPSGIVIGGFDPDSTAQQAARANAQRIPLIGWHAVPDPGPSRQPDLFTNVTTRVEDVARISAQWIISDSNGRAGVVLITDASIPFARNKSDLIREELESCEGVRLLSVENIPIPDASSRTPREISSLLSRFPDRWTHSVAINDLYFADAAPAFRAAGVKGSGPPFNIGAGDGDPSAFQRINARQYQAATVPEPLSLQGWQIVDEFNRAFSGRPDSGYVAPVHIATAGNSEGATSWDPSGYREDYRKIWGR; this is encoded by the coding sequence GTGCACCGCACCCGCAAGGCCGCCCCCGCCTTCCGCACCGCGCGGCTCGCCTCCTGCGCCCTGCTGGCCACGGCCGCCGCCCTCACCGGCTGCGAACGCGGTTCCTCCGACGGCGCGGACGAGACCGCGACGGGCCCGAGCGGCTGCCCCACCGTCCAGGCCCGGGCCAGGGAAGCCGTCACCCGGGCCGAGCGGACCGACATCCCCTGGGGTGGACCCACCAACGGCCCCGAGGCGGTGTCCGGCAAGAGCATCGTCTACGTCGCCCAGACCATGACCAATCCCGGTGTCGCGGGCGCCGCCAACGGGGTGCGGGAGGCCGCGCGGGCCATCGGCTGGAACGTCCGGGTGATCGACGGCGGAGGCACCCCGGCCGGCATCCAGGCCGCCATGAGCGAAGCCGTCGCCCTGCGGCCCTCGGGCATCGTCATCGGCGGGTTCGACCCCGACTCGACGGCCCAGCAGGCCGCCCGGGCCAACGCGCAGCGCATCCCGCTCATCGGCTGGCACGCGGTCCCCGACCCCGGCCCCAGCCGGCAGCCCGACCTCTTCACCAACGTCACCACCCGCGTCGAGGACGTGGCCCGCATCAGCGCGCAGTGGATCATCTCCGACTCGAACGGCCGTGCCGGGGTGGTGCTCATCACCGACGCGTCGATCCCCTTCGCGCGGAACAAGTCCGACCTGATCCGCGAGGAGCTGGAGAGCTGTGAGGGCGTGCGGCTGCTCTCGGTGGAGAACATCCCGATCCCCGACGCCAGCAGCCGCACCCCCCGGGAGATCTCCTCCCTGCTCTCCCGCTTCCCGGACCGCTGGACCCACTCCGTGGCCATCAACGACCTGTACTTCGCCGACGCCGCCCCCGCCTTCCGCGCCGCCGGCGTGAAGGGCTCCGGGCCGCCGTTCAACATCGGGGCCGGCGACGGCGACCCGTCCGCCTTCCAGCGCATCAACGCCCGGCAGTACCAGGCCGCCACCGTGCCCGAGCCGCTGTCCCTGCAGGGCTGGCAGATCGTCGACGAGTTCAACCGCGCCTTCTCCGGCCGTCCCGACAGCGGGTACGTGGCCCCCGTGCACATCGCCACGGCGGGCAACAGCGAGGGCGCCACCAGCTGGGACCCCTCGGGCTACCGCGAGGACTACCGGAAGATCTGGGGGAGGTGA
- a CDS encoding cytochrome P450: MESQRGDGGSVDLDGTSLETLAPEPLLTRDYEVRPALVYERLRQQHGPVAPVDLLGVPAWLVLGYRESLQVLQDDEGWPKGLENWRARTEGRVPSDWPLGPSLEVNHILIQGGPGYRPLRTAWDVALKPFQDPRHPQAKRLKAAVTAYADELITLVGQGGATGVADLSAQFSRPLPLMVASHLLGFPGSQGDDALMDMWRVLDAGPDAEAALERLLATLAELAALKLEKPGDDFPSYLLAAHPDLSLDQLARELFMLLGMTSDHVGILISNTVVEVLSGEGSVRASLSAGMVRESMNRVVMRKPPLVNFVPRFAARDTQLGNYTIRAGDPVWVSPGAAHADPLFADHVASGTTISTRAHLSWGAGPRQCPARELASTVAAAGVGRLFERFDYLDLALPADQLPWRSSPFMRGLRSLPVRYELASVPPPRPWADVPAPGVAEEVLPDQAARQRSSLWRYLTGLIRGGR, encoded by the coding sequence ATGGAATCCCAGCGGGGTGACGGCGGATCCGTGGACCTGGACGGCACGAGCCTGGAGACACTCGCTCCCGAACCGCTGCTGACCAGGGACTACGAGGTGCGGCCCGCGCTCGTGTACGAGCGGCTGCGCCAGCAGCACGGCCCGGTCGCGCCGGTCGATCTGCTGGGGGTGCCGGCCTGGCTGGTCCTCGGCTACCGGGAGTCGCTCCAGGTGCTCCAGGACGACGAAGGCTGGCCCAAGGGCCTGGAGAACTGGCGGGCCCGCACCGAGGGCAGGGTGCCGTCCGACTGGCCGCTGGGGCCCTCCCTGGAGGTCAACCACATCCTGATCCAGGGCGGCCCCGGCTACCGGCCGCTGCGCACCGCGTGGGACGTCGCCCTGAAGCCCTTCCAGGACCCCCGCCACCCGCAGGCCAAGCGTCTGAAGGCCGCCGTCACCGCCTACGCCGACGAACTGATCACCCTCGTCGGGCAGGGCGGCGCGACCGGCGTTGCGGACCTGTCCGCGCAGTTCTCCCGCCCGCTGCCGCTGATGGTGGCCAGCCATCTGCTGGGCTTCCCCGGCTCGCAGGGCGACGACGCGCTCATGGACATGTGGCGCGTGCTCGACGCCGGCCCGGACGCCGAGGCCGCACTGGAACGCCTGCTGGCGACGCTGGCCGAACTGGCCGCGCTGAAACTGGAGAAGCCGGGCGACGACTTCCCCTCGTACCTGCTGGCCGCCCACCCGGACCTGTCGCTCGACCAGCTCGCCCGCGAGCTGTTCATGCTGCTGGGCATGACCTCCGACCACGTCGGCATCCTCATCTCCAACACCGTCGTGGAGGTCCTCTCGGGCGAGGGCAGCGTGCGCGCCAGCCTGTCCGCCGGCATGGTCAGGGAGAGCATGAACCGGGTGGTCATGCGCAAGCCGCCCCTGGTCAACTTCGTCCCGCGCTTCGCCGCCCGGGACACCCAGCTCGGCAACTACACCATCCGGGCGGGTGATCCCGTGTGGGTCTCCCCGGGCGCCGCGCACGCCGACCCGCTCTTCGCCGACCACGTCGCGTCGGGCACCACCATCAGCACCCGGGCCCACCTGTCCTGGGGAGCCGGACCGCGCCAGTGCCCGGCGCGGGAGCTCGCCTCGACCGTCGCGGCGGCCGGTGTGGGGCGCCTGTTCGAGCGGTTCGACTACCTCGACCTGGCCCTGCCCGCCGACCAACTGCCGTGGCGCTCCTCGCCGTTCATGCGAGGCCTGCGTTCCCTGCCCGTACGGTACGAACTCGCCTCCGTGCCGCCCCCTCGGCCCTGGGCGGACGTCCCCGCCCCGGGTGTGGCCGAGGAGGTGCTCCCGGACCAGGCCGCGCGGCAGCGTTCCTCGCTGTGGCGCTATCTGACGGGCCTCATCCGTGGCGGTCGCTGA
- a CDS encoding YjbQ family protein codes for MSDVFTTRVLNLSTGAAERVLDITGDCESFLREAAAGRDGLLNVFVPHATAGIAVLETGAGSDDDLLAALHTLLPADDRWQHRHGSPGHGRDHVLPALVPPHATLPVLGGRLELGTWQSVCLVDTNKDNPERKVRLSFLG; via the coding sequence ATGTCAGATGTCTTCACCACCCGAGTTCTGAACCTCAGCACCGGCGCCGCGGAGCGGGTCCTCGACATCACCGGCGACTGCGAGTCCTTCCTGCGCGAGGCGGCGGCCGGCCGGGACGGCCTCCTCAACGTCTTCGTCCCGCACGCGACGGCCGGCATCGCCGTCCTGGAGACCGGCGCCGGCAGCGACGACGACCTCCTGGCCGCGCTGCACACCCTGCTGCCCGCCGACGACCGCTGGCAGCACCGGCACGGCAGTCCCGGCCACGGCCGTGACCACGTCCTGCCCGCTCTGGTCCCGCCGCACGCGACCCTGCCGGTGCTGGGCGGCCGGCTGGAGCTCGGCACCTGGCAGTCGGTGTGCCTGGTGGACACCAACAAGGACAATCCGGAACGGAAGGTACGCCTGAGTTTCCTGGGGTGA
- a CDS encoding NAD(P)/FAD-dependent oxidoreductase → MYDGDVVVIGGGYAGVRLARRLDDTARVTLVDRKEVFFHRIASLRAGVRPEWTHTPFIPYDRLLRHGRVATGKAVRIDTTERQVVLATGERLPYDVVVIATGADYPEPARFTGTTTEEAAKSFAEHQRNIATAEHVLVVGGGPGGVELSAEIRLARPEARVTLAHSGPALLDSTGSARPGRKALAWLESHDVEVRLDSFMSPGNDFGTYRDARGTIIEADLSFWATGTTPNTLWLRLAGHGDWLNGAGRVKVDRRLRVEGWPDVFAVGDVNDVSELKITPAALAQADIAAHNIRGYLQSSGKHRKEPRLYRPIQRTPLIVPFGPADGLTVLPVPGGESAVLGSRTTTLTKAKSLMTPYMRRQLGYTAA, encoded by the coding sequence GTGTACGACGGCGACGTAGTGGTGATCGGCGGCGGCTATGCCGGTGTCCGGCTGGCCAGACGGCTGGACGACACGGCCCGGGTCACGCTGGTGGACCGCAAGGAGGTCTTCTTCCACCGCATCGCCTCCCTGCGCGCGGGAGTGCGCCCCGAGTGGACGCACACCCCCTTCATCCCCTACGACCGGCTGCTGCGCCACGGCCGGGTGGCCACCGGCAAGGCCGTCCGCATCGACACCACCGAGCGGCAGGTCGTCCTCGCCACCGGCGAGCGGCTGCCGTACGACGTGGTCGTGATCGCCACCGGCGCCGACTACCCCGAGCCGGCCCGCTTCACCGGCACCACGACCGAGGAAGCGGCCAAGTCCTTCGCCGAGCACCAGCGCAACATCGCCACGGCCGAACACGTCCTGGTCGTCGGCGGCGGCCCCGGCGGCGTCGAACTCAGCGCCGAGATCCGCCTCGCCCGCCCGGAGGCCCGCGTCACCCTCGCCCACTCCGGGCCCGCCCTGCTGGACTCCACGGGCAGTGCCCGTCCGGGACGCAAGGCCCTGGCCTGGCTGGAGTCCCACGACGTGGAGGTACGGCTCGACTCCTTCATGTCGCCGGGCAACGACTTCGGCACCTACCGCGACGCCCGCGGCACGATCATCGAGGCCGACCTGTCCTTCTGGGCGACCGGCACCACCCCCAACACGCTCTGGCTGCGCCTGGCCGGCCACGGCGACTGGCTCAACGGAGCCGGGCGCGTGAAGGTCGACCGCAGGCTCCGGGTCGAGGGCTGGCCGGACGTGTTCGCCGTCGGCGACGTGAACGACGTCAGCGAACTCAAGATCACCCCCGCCGCACTCGCCCAGGCGGACATCGCCGCCCACAACATCCGCGGCTACCTGCAGAGTTCCGGCAAACACCGCAAGGAGCCGCGCCTGTACCGCCCGATCCAGCGCACCCCGCTGATCGTGCCCTTCGGCCCTGCCGACGGACTGACCGTACTGCCCGTGCCGGGCGGAGAGTCCGCCGTCCTCGGCAGCCGCACCACCACCCTGACCAAGGCGAAGAGCCTCATGACGCCCTACATGCGCCGTCAACTCGGTTACACGGCCGCCTGA
- a CDS encoding ABC transporter permease has protein sequence MTPPRTRHRPGGHHIGAYGLLALTALLYLVFSLALPDTFPTLDTVDSILSTQSIPAVLALAAMVPVVTGAFDLSIGYGLGLAHVMVLQLVVNAGWPWPLACLTVLAGGLVVGVLNGVIVEFGRIDSFIATLGTGSMMYAVTGWITDGGRIVPGPQGLPPAFTDLYDSSFLGLPVPAFYVLALAAVLWLLLERLPLGRYLYVVGSNPRAADLVGIPTRRYTVYAFAASGLIVGFAGVLLAAQQQIGNPSVGLDYLLPAFVGALLGSTAIKPGRPNALGTVVAVAVLAVGLTGIAQLGAEFWTVPLFNGGTLLIAVGLAGYAARRRLRGGAARDAPAAPPSSPAGADGTAPP, from the coding sequence GTGACGCCGCCCCGGACGCGCCACCGCCCCGGCGGCCACCACATCGGCGCCTACGGCCTGCTCGCCCTCACCGCCCTGCTCTACCTGGTCTTCTCCCTCGCCCTGCCGGACACCTTCCCCACGCTGGACACCGTCGACTCGATCCTGTCCACCCAGTCGATCCCGGCCGTCCTCGCGCTGGCCGCCATGGTGCCCGTCGTCACCGGCGCGTTCGACCTCTCCATCGGCTACGGCCTGGGCCTGGCCCACGTGATGGTGCTCCAGCTCGTCGTCAACGCGGGGTGGCCCTGGCCGCTCGCCTGCCTCACCGTGCTCGCCGGAGGGCTGGTGGTGGGCGTCCTCAACGGCGTCATCGTCGAGTTCGGCCGGATCGACTCCTTCATCGCCACCCTCGGCACCGGCAGCATGATGTACGCCGTGACCGGCTGGATCACCGACGGCGGCCGGATCGTCCCCGGCCCGCAGGGCCTGCCGCCCGCGTTCACCGACCTCTACGACTCCTCGTTCCTCGGCCTCCCGGTCCCCGCCTTCTACGTGCTCGCCCTCGCGGCCGTCCTCTGGCTGCTGCTGGAGCGGTTGCCGCTGGGCCGGTACCTGTACGTCGTCGGGTCCAACCCGCGCGCGGCCGACCTCGTGGGCATCCCCACCCGCAGGTACACCGTCTACGCGTTCGCCGCCTCGGGCCTGATCGTCGGTTTCGCCGGAGTGCTGCTCGCCGCCCAGCAGCAGATCGGCAACCCGAGCGTGGGCCTCGACTACCTGCTGCCCGCCTTCGTCGGCGCCCTCCTCGGTTCCACGGCGATCAAGCCCGGCCGGCCCAACGCCCTCGGGACCGTCGTCGCCGTCGCGGTCCTCGCCGTCGGCCTCACCGGCATCGCCCAGCTGGGCGCCGAGTTCTGGACGGTGCCGCTGTTCAACGGCGGGACCCTGCTCATCGCCGTGGGCCTGGCCGGGTACGCGGCCCGCCGCCGGCTGCGCGGCGGCGCGGCCCGCGACGCCCCCGCCGCACCCCCGTCCTCCCCGGCGGGGGCGGACGGCACGGCCCCGCCCTGA
- a CDS encoding response regulator transcription factor, whose protein sequence is MIRVLLVEHTRLVRGAFAALLSREDDIEVVAEADGDGDVVARAVACRPDVAVIGVDSREGEEVAVRGELQARLPECRMLLMMASTTPERLRRLLDLHAAGVISTNAPPDRLVHGVRKLVRGQRFVDPEFALAALDAGANPLTPREVEVLRLTADGTPTREIAERLCLSAATVRNHLSAITRKTGGRSRIDAVRIATESGWV, encoded by the coding sequence GTGATCCGCGTTCTTCTCGTCGAGCACACCCGTCTCGTGCGGGGAGCGTTCGCCGCTCTGCTGTCGCGGGAGGACGACATCGAGGTCGTCGCGGAGGCCGACGGCGACGGCGACGTGGTCGCGCGCGCCGTGGCGTGCCGGCCGGACGTGGCGGTGATCGGCGTGGACTCCCGGGAGGGCGAGGAGGTCGCCGTCCGGGGTGAGCTGCAAGCACGGCTCCCGGAGTGCCGGATGCTGCTGATGATGGCCTCGACGACGCCCGAACGGCTGCGTCGCCTGCTCGATCTGCACGCCGCCGGGGTCATCAGCACCAACGCCCCGCCGGACCGGCTGGTCCACGGCGTCCGCAAGCTGGTGCGGGGGCAGCGGTTCGTCGACCCCGAGTTCGCGCTGGCCGCGCTGGACGCGGGAGCCAACCCGCTGACCCCGCGCGAGGTGGAGGTGCTGCGGCTGACGGCCGACGGTACGCCCACGCGGGAGATCGCCGAGCGGCTGTGCCTGTCCGCCGCCACGGTCCGCAACCATCTGTCGGCGATCACCCGGAAGACAGGCGGCCGCAGCCGGATCGACGCGGTCCGGATCGCCACGGAGTCGGGCTGGGTGTGA
- a CDS encoding sugar ABC transporter ATP-binding protein encodes MRDAPDTPPEAASPFGPEPLVRIRGLSKRFGGTVALAGADLDVHPGSVLALLGPNGAGKSTLIKILAGVHHADAGQITVAGEPLGSPTATRSMSFIHQDLGLVEWMTVAENIALTNGYGRRTGLISWRRTRARCVEALGIVAAHLDPDTPVSGLAPADRSLVAIARALAAHARLIVLDEPTARLPAADCARLFRVLHDLRDRGHAVLYVSHRLDEVYRVAGLFAVLRDGRVVSHGRLAGHSPARLVRDIVGEADEPAVHRPARTPAGTAPVLALDAVRTARAGPVRFELAPGEVLGLVGLSEAGHTDLGRALAGARPLLGGRVLLHGRPYRPGTVAEAVALGVGLVPGDRLREGCLAQLTVRENLLANPRAGGVPAARWIGPRAERARAAALMDRFSVRPRDSETPIATLSGGNQQKVMIGRWLRTDLRLLILEEPTASVDVGAKSAIHRLLNEALEAGLAVLLLSTDFEEVASVCRRTLVFVRGTVTAELSGPALTVAGLTRAASAMPPSTAGHP; translated from the coding sequence GTGCGCGACGCTCCCGACACGCCCCCGGAGGCGGCTTCACCCTTCGGGCCGGAACCCCTGGTCCGGATCCGCGGACTCAGCAAGCGGTTCGGCGGCACCGTCGCGCTGGCCGGTGCCGACCTCGACGTCCACCCCGGCAGCGTCCTCGCCCTGCTCGGGCCCAACGGCGCCGGGAAGTCCACGCTGATCAAGATCCTCGCGGGGGTCCACCACGCCGACGCGGGGCAGATCACCGTCGCCGGGGAACCCCTCGGCAGCCCCACCGCCACCCGGAGCATGTCGTTCATCCACCAGGACCTCGGTCTCGTGGAGTGGATGACGGTCGCCGAGAACATCGCCCTGACCAACGGATACGGGCGCCGGACCGGGCTGATCTCCTGGCGGCGCACCCGTGCGCGCTGTGTCGAGGCCCTGGGGATCGTCGCCGCCCACCTCGACCCGGACACGCCGGTCTCCGGCCTCGCACCGGCCGACCGCTCGCTGGTCGCGATCGCCCGGGCCCTGGCGGCACACGCGCGGCTCATCGTCCTCGACGAGCCGACCGCCCGCCTGCCCGCCGCGGACTGCGCCCGGCTCTTCCGTGTCCTGCACGACCTGCGCGACCGCGGGCACGCCGTCCTCTACGTCAGCCACCGCCTGGACGAGGTGTACCGGGTCGCCGGCCTCTTCGCCGTCCTGCGGGACGGCCGCGTCGTCAGTCACGGCCGGCTCGCCGGGCACAGCCCCGCGCGTCTGGTCCGCGACATCGTCGGAGAGGCGGACGAACCGGCCGTCCACCGCCCCGCCAGGACCCCGGCCGGCACGGCGCCCGTCCTGGCCCTCGACGCCGTGCGCACCGCCCGGGCCGGACCCGTCCGTTTCGAGCTCGCCCCCGGGGAGGTCCTCGGCCTGGTCGGCCTCTCCGAGGCCGGGCACACGGACCTCGGCCGCGCCCTCGCCGGTGCCCGGCCCCTCTTGGGCGGACGGGTCCTCCTGCACGGGCGGCCGTACCGGCCCGGTACGGTCGCGGAGGCCGTCGCCCTCGGGGTCGGCCTGGTGCCGGGCGACCGGCTGCGGGAGGGCTGCCTTGCCCAGCTGACCGTACGGGAGAACCTCCTGGCGAACCCCCGCGCGGGCGGCGTGCCCGCTGCGCGCTGGATCGGCCCCCGCGCTGAACGGGCCCGGGCCGCCGCCCTGATGGACCGCTTCTCGGTACGACCCCGCGACAGCGAGACCCCCATCGCCACGCTGTCCGGCGGGAACCAGCAGAAGGTCATGATCGGCCGCTGGCTGCGGACGGACCTGCGGCTGCTGATCCTGGAGGAGCCGACCGCGAGCGTCGACGTCGGCGCCAAGAGCGCCATCCACCGACTCCTGAACGAGGCGCTGGAGGCGGGCCTCGCCGTACTGCTGCTGTCCACCGACTTCGAGGAGGTGGCGAGCGTGTGCCGGCGCACGCTGGTCTTCGTGCGCGGAACGGTGACGGCCGAGCTGAGCGGCCCCGCCCTCACCGTCGCCGGACTGACCCGGGCGGCCTCGGCCATGCCCCCGTCCACGGCCGGGCACCCGTGA